One genomic region from Microcella humidisoli encodes:
- a CDS encoding DUF4190 domain-containing protein, producing the protein MTDAPPPAPAYSGAPAAPVNPGKTMGIVALVLSIIGLHLIGIIVGFVGLNQSKKAGQKNGFALAGIIVGFVGLVIGIIVIISLVAGGAALFGGLAQVCAELGSGVWEVNGVTYECP; encoded by the coding sequence ATGACCGACGCCCCTCCCCCCGCACCCGCCTACAGCGGCGCTCCCGCCGCCCCCGTCAACCCCGGCAAGACGATGGGAATCGTCGCTCTCGTGCTGTCGATCATCGGCCTGCACCTGATCGGCATCATCGTCGGCTTCGTCGGCCTCAACCAGTCGAAGAAGGCGGGCCAGAAGAACGGCTTCGCCCTCGCCGGCATCATCGTCGGCTTCGTCGGGCTCGTGATCGGCATCATCGTGATCATCAGCCTCGTCGCGGGCGGCGCCGCACTGTTCGGCGGCCTCGCGCAGGTCTGCGCCGAGCTCGGGTCCGGTGTCTGGGAGGTCAACGGCGTCACGTACGAGTGCCCGTAA
- a CDS encoding PPOX class F420-dependent oxidoreductase has protein sequence MTDPVVALADEQYVLLTTTRRSGVAVATPVWVARHDEALLVTTGAEAGKVKRIRHTPRVTLQACDRVGRPLDGAPVVEAIASVHDDEASRAHLDTALSEKYGVQYAAIRAMGRLRGRSASSSVVVRLVAPSA, from the coding sequence ATGACCGACCCCGTCGTCGCGCTCGCCGACGAGCAGTACGTACTGCTCACCACCACTCGCCGCTCGGGCGTCGCCGTCGCGACACCCGTGTGGGTGGCGCGCCATGACGAGGCGCTGCTTGTGACGACGGGCGCCGAGGCGGGCAAGGTCAAGCGCATCCGGCACACTCCGCGCGTCACGCTGCAGGCCTGCGACCGGGTCGGGCGCCCGCTCGACGGAGCCCCCGTCGTCGAGGCCATCGCGAGCGTGCATGATGACGAGGCCTCGCGTGCGCACCTCGACACGGCGCTCAGCGAGAAGTACGGCGTGCAGTACGCCGCCATCCGGGCGATGGGCCGGCTGCGCGGCCGATCAGCGTCGAGCTCGGTCGTCGTGCGGCTCGTCGCGCCGTCCGCCTGA
- a CDS encoding DNA-3-methyladenine glycosylase family protein yields the protein MMPDAERELAPPEPLDLGATLAFLRRGRGDPTLHTAAGPDAWREVWRAQRTPEGCASLRLTVLDGPPTAARRLHLAAWGPGAAWSLAHAPQLLGDGDDWSGLDALLAQRTVEGDPAAAALHRLRRRTRGLRLTRSHLVLEAAVAAVLEQKVTGVEARRAWRQLVRQHGERAPGPAPEGLTVMPDGVGWRSIPDHDWHRAGVGPQRMATIRRVAAVEPALQRTLALGRGGPAAVAALRSIPGVGEWTAAEVLQRSHGDPDTLSVGDAHLPHVIGTWFTGVRVDDAGMLDLLAPYAGHRHRVVRLITSLGVEAPRFGAKATIEDHRGR from the coding sequence ATGATGCCGGATGCGGAGCGCGAGCTCGCCCCGCCCGAGCCCCTCGACCTCGGCGCCACCCTCGCCTTCCTGCGCCGCGGCCGCGGCGACCCCACCCTGCACACCGCCGCGGGGCCGGATGCGTGGCGCGAGGTCTGGCGCGCGCAGCGCACACCCGAGGGCTGCGCCTCGCTGCGGCTGACCGTGCTCGACGGCCCGCCCACCGCGGCGCGGCGGCTGCACCTCGCCGCGTGGGGCCCCGGTGCCGCGTGGAGTCTCGCGCACGCGCCCCAGCTGCTCGGCGACGGCGACGACTGGAGCGGGCTCGACGCCCTGCTCGCGCAGCGCACGGTGGAGGGCGACCCCGCGGCGGCGGCCCTGCATCGCCTGCGCCGGCGCACGCGCGGGCTTCGGCTCACCCGATCCCACCTCGTGCTGGAGGCGGCGGTGGCCGCCGTGCTCGAGCAGAAGGTGACGGGAGTCGAGGCGCGGCGCGCGTGGCGGCAGCTCGTGCGGCAGCACGGCGAGCGGGCGCCCGGCCCCGCGCCCGAGGGGCTCACCGTGATGCCCGACGGGGTGGGGTGGCGCAGCATCCCGGATCACGACTGGCATCGCGCGGGGGTGGGACCGCAGCGCATGGCGACCATCCGCCGCGTCGCCGCCGTCGAGCCGGCGCTGCAGCGCACCCTCGCGCTCGGTCGCGGCGGGCCGGCGGCGGTCGCGGCGCTGCGCTCGATTCCGGGCGTGGGGGAGTGGACGGCGGCCGAAGTGCTGCAGCGCTCGCACGGCGACCCCGACACGCTCAGCGTCGGCGACGCGCACCTGCCGCACGTCATCGGCACGTGGTTCACGGGCGTTCGCGTCGACGACGCCGGCATGCTCGATCTGCTCGCGCCCTATGCGGGTCACCGGCACCGGGTTGTGCGACTCATCACCTCGCTCGGCGTCGAGGCGCCCCGCTTCGGTGCGAAGGCCACCATCGAAGACCACCGCGGGCGCTGA